A single Colias croceus chromosome 10, ilColCroc2.1 DNA region contains:
- the LOC123694916 gene encoding splicing factor 3A subunit 1, giving the protein MPSIDVMMPPGQVNDAPEEPTAPPPPVIGIIYPPPEVRNIVDKTASFVARNGPEFEARIRQNELGNPKFNFLNSGDPYHAYYQHKVKEIREGRGQDTAPALLAPPIQRPGLAPATAARQQELLKAAAPSEPPPPRDPPPDFEFIADPPSISALELDIVKLTAQFVARNGRQFLTDLMKKEERNHQFDFLRPQHSLFQYFTRLLEQYTKVLLPPKELVAKLSSEIRSGVLEQARTRAAWHSHQAKRKAADEARIEKERLAYASIDWHDFVVVETVDYPAGEPGDFPPPTTPLEVGARVLAQERGEDIAHHDEDDTEMQLESESESESDEDLAEMEDRTQQQQRPDDNRVQDMEEESSSSEDEGPPEPPRQGGDEAPLPPRPDRVVVKKYDPKRARPQPTPANEEWLVSPITGEKIPANKVADHVRIGLLDPRWLEQRDRAAAERTDRDEALAPGAAIEESLKHLAERRTDIFGVGDEETAIGKKIGEEEKKRDERVTWDGHTSSVEAATRAARAHITLEDQIQQIHKVKGLLPDEEKEKIGPKPVPASRSGGRPPPPPAQRPPAPAPAPVLLQPIPPLMVLPPMPPRAPLIPTPVGAPYGFVPSVPVGGVGGVGGVVGAVPVGAVALPEEDEPAAKRARTEDALEPESSWLAKHPGTVTVQVSLPQLPERNEWRLDGRCVALSVSLAAPASDLKLSLQRATNMPTAKQKLHYEGLFFKDTNSLAYYNVPPGAVIQLQVKERGGRKK; this is encoded by the exons ATGCCGTCAATCGATGTGATGATGCCTCCTGGGCAGGTCAACGATGCACCAGAGGAACCTACAGCTCCTCCGCCGCCTGTTATCGGCATTATATATCCTCCTCCGGAAGTAAGGA ATATTGTGGATAAGACTGCAAGTTTCGTGGCTCGTAATGGTCCGGAGTTTGAAGCCCGGATCAGACAGAATGAACTTGGCAACCCTAAGTTCAACTTTCTCAACTCTGGCGATCCTTATCATGCGTACTATCAGCACAAAGTGAAGGAAATCAGAGAAGGAAGAG gACAAGACACAGCCCCTGCACTATTGGCTCCGCCAATTCAAAGACCAGGACTCGCTCCTGCTACTGCTGCACGGCAACAAGAGCTGCTCAAGGCAGCCGCTCCAAGCGAGCCCCCACCGCCACGTGACCCGCCACCAGACTTCGAATTTATCGCCGATCCTCCATCCATATCGGCGCTCGAACTTGATATTGTAAAACTAACTGCACAGTTTGTAGCAAGAAATGGTAGACAATTCCTTACAGACTTGATGAAAAAAGAAGAGCGAAATCATCAATTTGATTTCTTGCGCCCGCAACATTCACTATTCCAGTATTTTACACGCCTTTTAGAGCAGTATACCAAAGTGCTTCTGCCACCAAAAGAACTGGTTGCCAAGTTGAGCTCTGAGATAAGATCGGGAGTGCTAGAGCAGGCGCGTACGCGAGCTGCGTGGCATTCGCATCAAGCTAAACGTAAGGCTGCCGACGAGGCTCGTATTGAGAAAGAGAGATTGGCCTATGCATCCATAGATTGGCACGATTTTGTTGTTGTGGAAACTGTCGATTATCCAGCTGGTGAACCGGGAGATTTCCCTCCGCCAACTACTCCGCTGGAAGTGGGAGCGAGAGTACTCGCTCAAGAGCGCGGGGAGGACATCGCGCATCATGATGAAGATGATACTGAGATGCAGCTCGAATCCGAATCAGAATCTGAGTCTGATGAGGATCTTGCTGAAATGGAGGATCGGACGCAACAGCAGCAACGTCCGGATGATAACAGAGTACAAGATATGGAGGAGGAGAGCTCGTCCTCTGAAGATGAGGGTCCTCCAGAGCCTCCCAGGCAGGGAGGAGACGAAGCGCCGTTGCCTCCGAGACCAGATCGCGTGGTGGTTAAGAAGTACGATCCGAAGCGTGCTCGTCCGCAGCCAACACCAGCGAACGAGGAATGGCTGGTGTCTCCGATCACCGGTGAGAAGATTCCAGCTAACAAGGTGGCTGATCACGTGAGGATCGGATTGTTGGACCCGCGCTGGTTGGAGCAGAGAGACAGAGCGGCGGCCGAGCGCACGGATAGAGATGAAGCGCTCGCTCCTGGAGCTGCTATTGAAGAGTCGCTTAAACAT CTCGCTGAACGTCGTACGGATATCTTCGGTGTGGGCGACGAGGAAACGGCCATCGGTAAGAAGATAGGCGAGGAGGAGAAGAAGAGGGACGAGCGGGTGACGTGGGACGGACACACGTCCAGTGTGGAGGCTGCTACCAGGGCTGCGAGGGCCCATATCACCCTTGAGGATCAAATTCAGCAGATACATAAG GTCAAAGGCCTCCTCCCCGACGAAGAGAAAGAGAAGATCGGCCCCAAACCTGTCCCCGCGTCCCGCAGCGGCGGCCGCCCTCCCCCTCCCCCCGCGCAGCGTCCCCCCGCGCCCGCCCCCGCCCCAGTGCTGCTCCAACCGATCCCCCCCCTGATGGTGTTGCCGCCGATGCCCCCCCGCGCGCCCCTCATCCCCACCCCGGTGGGCGCGCCGTACGGGTTCGTGCCGAGCGTGCCGGTGGGGGGCGTGGGGGGTGTAGGGGGAGTGGTGGGGGCAGTGCCAGTCGGCGCCGTGGCGCTGCCGGAGGAGGACGAGCCGGCGGCCAAGCGGGCGCGCACGGAGGACGCGCTGGAGCCCGAGAGCAGCTGGCTCGCTAAGCATCCCGGCACGGTGACTGTGCAG GTGTCGCTACCACAGCTCCCCGAGCGCAACGAGTGGCGGCTGGACGGGCGCTGCGTGGCGCTGAGCGTGTCTCTGGCCGCACCAGCTTCAGACCTCAAGCTGAGCCTGCAGCGCGCTACCAACATGCCCACCGCTAAGCAGAAGCTGCACTACGAG GGCTTATTCTTCAAAGACACGAATTCACTGGCGTACTACAACGTGCCGCCCGGCGCCGTCATACAGCTGCAGGTCAAGGAGAGAGGCGGAAGGaagaaataa